The Campylobacter sp. CN_NE2 region AAGCCGCTAACGCTACTTACGATTTTTGTGCTTTTTAAACAAAGTCCCAAAGAACCGCCGATAAGACCCAAACCTATGATACCGATTTTCATAAAAATTCCTTAAATTCTTTGTAATTTTAAATTAATTATGGTATTATACGCAAGTTATATTAATTTTTTTTTAGGTAATTATATGAAAAAAAATATTTTTTTACTTTTAACAAGTATTTCTGTGGCACTATCAACACAGATAAAATCCGTAAATTTCGAAGGTTTAAACTACTTGTCCGAAAAGGTTGCACAGGATATTTCAGGACTTAAAGTCGGCGATGTCATCACAGGCGAAAATACAAACGCTGCCATTTCAAATTTATTCGCACAAGGCTATTTTAACGATATTTATGTCAAAGAAAGTGGTGGAAATGTAACAATAGTAGTCGATGAAAAACCTACAATCGCAAAAGTCGATATAGAAAATGTCGTTACTAACGATAGAGATCAAATCATACAACTAATAGGAATAAAAGCAGGACAAATGTATGATGAAGTTGCTGTTTCAAGAGCAAAAGAAAGGGTTAAACAATATTACGAAGCAAAAGGTTTTTTTGATACGGTTGTAGAGACAAAGGCACTTCCTGTGCATGAAAATCAAAAATCGGTCCAAGTCGTATTTATGGTAAATCGTGGCGAAAATATCATCATCGAAAAGGTAAATTTAGTAGGTGCAGATAAACTTGATTATGGCGACATTGAACCTGCGGTTGCAAATAAACAAAGAGAAGTGTTTGGTTGGCTTTGGGGATTTAATGACGGAAAAGTCAAAAGCTTTGAACTTCCAAACGATGCAGCTAGAATTCAAGAAGAATACTACAAAAAAGGCTATTTAGATGCAGAAGTTTCAAATCCAATTTTAAATGCCGATATAAATAGCTACACGGCTGATTTGACATATTATATCACAGAAGGAAATCGTTATAAGGTAGGTAGCGTAGATATAGAAGCTCCAGATGAAGTTGAAATCAATAAAGAAAAAATGATAAAAAGTTTCAAACTAGAATCCGGAGATAAGATGAATTCGGAATTCTTACGCCGCGATATGAAAAAACTTGAAGAAGCTGTTGCCGATCAAGGTTTTGCCTATGTTAGGGTTTTACCTCAAACTAGACAAGATCCAGAAAATAGCATTGTTGATATAAAATATGTAGTTATTCCTGAGCAAAAAGTTTATATACGAAATGTTACCATTTCAGGAAATGATAAAACAGCAGATAAGGTCGTTCGTCGCGAGATGTATTTGACAGAAGGAAATTTATACAGTAGAAGCGACTATGTAGATTCGCTAAATGCTCTAAAACGAACGGGCTATTTTGAAGATGTTGAAATCAAAGAAACAAGAGTAGGCGATAATGAAATCGACCTAGAAGTCGCAGTCAAAGAAGCTCCGACTGGCTCCATCACAGGTGGTGTGGGTTATAGTAGTAGCGACGGCGTTTTACTAAGTGCTGGCATTAGTGATAGAAATGTATTCGGAACCGGATTAAAAGGCGAATTTGCTATTGAAAAAAGTGAAGATTCACTTAGTGGTCGTATTGGGCTGACAAATCCTAGAATCTTTGATAGCGAATATAGTCTTGGCGGAACCATTTATGCAAATGATTATGAATGGGACGATTATAGCGAGAGATCAATCGGCTTTACAGGCACACTTGGTCGAAGAATTGGACGATATACACAAGCTAGTTTAACATATATATTAGAAAGAACTGAAATCGAAGGTTTGGACGCCTATTATGCAGCAGCAGGTTATAGAAACGGAAAAACTATAAAAAGCTCTTTAACTCCATCTATTACTTTTAACAACACGGATGATTATTATCTACCTAGAAGCGGTGCAATTGCAAGTGCCAGTTTAGAATATGCGGGACTTGGCGGAGACATAGAATTTACCAAAGCAAGAGCAAATCTAAACTGGTATTTTGGCATGAAAGATTATATTGATTGGGATATTATTTTTAGATATAAAGCCGCAGCAGGTTATATTTGGAATAATGACAAAAGCAAACTTCCGATTAACGAAAAGCTATTTTTGGGCGGTATGAAAAGTATAAGAGGCTATGATAGTAGAAGCATACCAAAAAGTGAAGTCTGCATTGGCGCGAATCAGTGTAAATTTATTGAAACAGGCGGTATGCAAAGCTTTAACAACTCATTTGAGTTAAGCTTCCCGCTAATTGATAGACTAAAAATGCGTTTGGTTGCATTTTTTGACTATGGTATGATAGGCAATGATAGTTGGGATGAAGAAATTCGTTATAGTGCAGGTGGTGGTTTGGAATGGATGACGCCAATCGGACCACTTCAACTATATCTAGTTAAACCGTTAAATAAAAAACCAAACGACGAAACAAATAGTTTCGAATTTAATATCGGTGCAAGATTTTAAGCTTTCTTAACTCCAAATTCACAGCAAATTTAATATTAAATTTGCTGTGAATTAAGTCATTGCGAAATACAATTTAAAAAAATTCGCAAATTTTATCTCGCATAATTTCGCCCAAATTTATATGATTTATCTCTTCTCTAAAATTTGCGGCATTTTCATGTCCCTTTGAATACTCATGTAAATGTTTGCGAAATATCGCCACGCCGTGCGTTCCGTAGTATTTTATCATCTCATCAAAATGACATACAATAATCTTTTTTTTAGTTTCCATATCCACGCTTTTGCCCGTTTTTATCTCGTAAAAAACCCATGGTTTGCCGATACTTGCGCGTCCTATCATCAAAGCATCGGCGTTTGTAAATTTAAAAATTTGCTCTGCGTTTTGCGAATTTATATCTCCGTTTGCGATTAACGGAATTTTCACAGCTTTTTTTGCCAACGCAATCGCTTCGTAATCAACCTTTGCACTGTATCCGCCCTTGCGAGTGCGTCCGTGCATAGCGATAAAATCAGCCCCTGCGTTTTCTACCGCTTTTGCCACAATTTCAGGGATTTTTTCATCAAATCCCAAACGCACTTTTGCGCTTGTGAATTTTTTATTTGAGTGCTTTTTTATGGTTTCGATTAGTCGTGAAAGCTTGTCTAAATTTAGTAGCAATGCCGAACCAGCATTTTGCTTTACGACCTTTGGCACGGGACAACCGCAGTTTAAATCAATGCCGTCGATGCCATCAAACTCATTTAAAATCAAAACTGCTTTTTTGATAACTTCTTCATCGCTTCCTGCGATTTGGACGATAAAGGGGCTTTCAAATTCGTTTTTTTCTAGCATTTTTAGCGTTTTTTCTCCGCCAAAAACAAGCGCATTTGAGCTTATCATCTCGCTAATGGTTACATCGCAGCCAAATTGTTTAACAACGCCCCGAAGTGGCGGATCTGAAAAACCCGCCAACGGAGCTAAAAATAAAGGATTGTTTTTAAACATTAAAAAATCAAAGAAGCAGGGACATTTTTGCCGTTGTCTTTTAAAAATAGCAAAAGATTAAATTTTTCGTATTCGTCGCCGTCACTTAGACCAATTTGCTCTCTTAGCTCATCAATCATACCAAGCTCATAAAGTGCGTAAAGATAGGCTTCGGTTGCGTTCGAATTCTCATTTTTAAGTCGTTCAAAAAACGCTTTATAGCTTTCAGGCGCCATTACGACTTGAAGTTTTTTTGCAAAATTTATAAAATCTGCTTCGCTAAATTTTTCATTATTTAGCATTTCAAATAGATCATTTGTCGCAATTTCAATATCTTTTTTAACATATCTATCTATTACCAAATTTACTTCACTTAGCTCACTTGGGATGCCGTATTTTTTGATTTCCAAATAAGTTTCGCTTTGCAAAAGCTCATTATACGCTTTATTTATAAAATCTTGGCTATAAACACCTTTTGCTTTTAAAATTTCATGAGCATATTTTGGATCTGTATCAAGGCGATTTAACTCATTTTGCAAAAAAAGCCCGTTGTCTTTTGGAAGTTTAAATTTTTTCAAATCCACAACTTCGCCTTTTTTAACCTTTTCGATCGTATCGATGATAGCCTTGATTTCAGGGTTATCAACCACAATATCGCTACTATCATACCATGGTGAAAGCACCTTTGTAATAGAGCTTGGATTTTTAAAGAATTCGGTTTTGAAATCTTTATTTGTATCAAGTCCCAATAAAACATCTTTACTCATCGCTTCATAAGTGCTTAAATCTTTTGAAATCGCCCTTTTTGTGCGATAAAAACAGAAACTATGATATGCAAAATGAAAAATCGTCAAAAGCATATAAAGCACAAGTGGCAGAACAAACCAAGCCGCAATCGGCAAATTTAGCTCAAATCCAAAAAGATCTAAGGCATAGCTTCCGCTGACTTGCGAAAATACACTAACTGCGATAATTGCGATAAAAATAATCGAATAAAGAAAAAATTGCTTGGTTTTCATTTTACTTCCTTAAATTATTGTCGTTTTTCAGAAATTTCCCTGCATGAGATACAAAGACTAGCGTGCGGTTTTGCTTTTAGGCGTTCTAAATTTATCTGTTCTTCGCACTCTTCGCAAATTCCATAATTTCCGTTTTCTATTTTTTTCAAAGCTTTTTCAATCTTTTGAAATTCAATGCGTTGTTTTAAGCTGATGGCATACTCTAAATTTGAATCAGTATTTACACTAGCCACATCAAAATCATCAACAGCGCCATTCGAGCGAAGTTCTGCGATTTCATCAGCAGATTTATTTATATTTTTAATGATTTGCTCTTTTCTCTCTTCTAAAAGCTTCTTAAAAAATTTCAACTCGTTTTTTTTCATTTTCTTCCTTTATTTGTGATATGGATGACTTGCATTAATACACAAAGCACGAAAAATTTGCTCAAAAAGCACCAGTTTTGCGACTTTATGTGCTAATGTAAGCCTTGTAAGACTTACAACCTTATCCATTTTTGCCTTAAAATTTTCACTTAGCCCATACGCCCCGCCGATAAAAAACGAAATTTGCGAATTTGATTTTAGTAAATTCGCAAATTCAAAGCTATCGCACATAACGCCATTTTCATCAAGCGCTATGCAATAGCCTTTTGCTTTATTTTCATAAATTTCATCATAGGCTTTTAATGCCTGTTCTCTTGAAATCGTTTGGGCTTTTGCGACACTAGAATTAAAGTAAATTTCATCTTTTATAACGGCAAATTTGCTAGACATTTTTATATATTCTTTTATTTCGTCTTTAAATTCAGCCGTTTTTTGTATCGAATTCACAAAAATTTGCACCACTACTCTTCCTTTTCTTCCAAATCTTCGCTGATAATGTCGTCCCCTACTTCGCCAATATTTACTTTGTCATTGTGCGTTAGATAGGTTATCATATTGCTTAAAAACTTTTTGTGTTCGCTTCGTGGAACGATAGCATCTATTAGTCCATGTTCTAGCAAAAACTCAGCCGTTTGAAAGCCTTCCGGTAAATCGGCTCCGATGGTTTGTTTGATGACTCTTTGCCCTGCAAAACCTATCAAGGCTCCCGGTTCAGCGATGATTATATCGCCAAGCCACGCAAACGAGGCCGAAACACCGCCCATAGTCGGGTCGGTTAAAATCGAAATATAAGGAATTTTTGCATTTGCCAACATTTTCATCGCTGCACTTGTTTTGCTCATTTGCATTAACGAAAATGTGCTTTCTTGCATTCTTGCGCCACCGCTTGCGCTAATGATTATCAAAGGCTCTTTTTTTTCTATCGCCCTATTTGCGGCTCTAACTATTTTTTCGCCCTCGACTGAGCCTAAACTTCCGCCCATAAAACGAAAATCAAAAACCACAAGCTGGACGCTTTTTCCGTCTATCTTGCCCTCACCTGCCACGACGGCACTTTTAGTGCCTGTTTTTTCTTCGCCTTCTAAAATTCGCTTTTTATATGATTTTTTATCTACGAATTTTAGCGGATCTATCGGTTCAAGTGCATTATCTTCTTCAATAAAGCTATTTTCGTCGCAGATTAATTTTATTCTTTCCATAGGTAAAATTCGCATGTGATAGCCACATTTTGGGCATACTTCGCAACACGATTCTACTTCTTTATAATACATAAGCGCGTTACAGCCCTGACATTTCACCCAGTGCGTAGGTGCTTCGCTAGGATCTGCTTGTTTGCGTCGCATTTTTGAAAAAATATCACCGAAATTCATATTTTTTCCTTTTAATATATTTGTAAATCTTGTGATTATAGCTTATTTTTCCTTATAAAATTTTATTTTTGGTAAAAATTTAGCAAATTTTATCTATTGTAAAACTCAAATTTAGTAAAATCCACAAATGCAAGGTTATATTTTAAAGATTACAAAAGTCAAAGAAGAAGACTGTATAGTCGATATTTTAACGCGAGAAAGCTTGGTTAAAGCGTATCGTTTTTACGGTGCAAGGCATTCAAATATCACGCAAGGTTATAAAATAGATTTTGAACTAATTTCTAGTATGAATTTTTTGCCACAACTTAGAGGTGCGTTACATTTAGGCTTTGAGTGGCTTACGCAAAGAGAAAAACTGCTTTTTTGGCAGCAATTTATCAGACTTTTTCACGCGCACTTAAAAGATGCCGAATTTATCGATGAATTCTATTTTAACCTGCTTGAAAACGCCGCCGTTAAATTTGGCAAACAAAACCCAAAACGCATAATCATCGAAAGCTATCTGCAAATTTTGGAATTTGAAGGTAGGCTCCATAGTGAGCCAATTTGCTTTATTTGCGACGATGAGATTACTGATTTTATCGCTCTTGGCAGAGCCTTTTTGCCTGCACACGAGTATTGTGTAAATCGAAACGGCTTTAACCTAAATCAAATCAAAGAGCTTTTCTCTACCAAAAAAACGACAAATTTAGACGACGAGATGATAAATTCGCTATATAATATCGTTTTGCAAGGGTTTTAAAAATGATGATTTTTAACCGAATTTATAAATTTCGTTTTTTCGTTTAATTTTTCTAAACGCCCAAAAATCGTGATTTCAACGCCACATTCTTTTGCGATTTTTAAAATTTTATCTCTATTTTTTGGCGAAAATGCAAACAAAATTTCATACTCTTCGCCGCTTGCAAATTCGCCTTTGGAAATTTCCTTTAAAAACGAAATTCCAAGAGCATTTATGCGTAAAAATCTATCCAAATCCACACCAAGCCCGTCGCTTAAATCCATCGCCGAGCGAATAAATTTGGCACTTTTATAAAAAAAATCTCCACGCAAATTTGGTTTTATAAACTTTGAATTTACAAATTTTTTATCAAATTCGTTTCTAATTTCATTAAATTTAAGCCCTTTTTCGCGTAAATTTTCTAAATACTCAAATTCTTTTTTTACGCTTCCAAGCTTCCCCGTAAATGCGATAAAATCGCCATTTTTCGCACCTTTTCTAAAAACTGCTTTTTTTGTTTTTGAGATTATGGTTACGCTAATGTCTATTTTTTCGCCGCAAATCGTATCTCCGCCGATGATTTTGATACCAAATTTACGCGCAGTATCATTAAAACCGTTTGTAAGTTCGCAAATTTCACTCTCTGTGATATTTTTTGGCAGAGTAAGTCCCAAAAGCGCAAATTTAGGCTTTGCGTTCATCGCAATCGCATCAGAAATATTTACAAGCATCGATTTTACGGCAATCTCACGCAAACTCATATAATCACGCCTAAAATGGATATTTTCAGAAAATAAATCTTTGCTAAATACCCATTTTCCGACCACTGCGCCGTCATCACCGTTAAATGAATTCTCAAATTTAGAAATCACAAAACTCTCTTTATCCATTTTTTGCCCTGAATTTATGAAAAATTACGAAAATTATATCAAATTTCAAATATGCATTCGTATTTTTAATTTAATATTCAAAAATTTATAATTTTGTATTGTTATAAAGAGTTTTAGCGGTTAAAAAACCGCTAAATTAGGATTAAAGACCTTTGAATAAACTTGATAAAAGGCTTAAAGCACCGCCTGAAAATGCCCACCAAAAAGCATATTTATCGATTAACGGAATAGTGTTTGTCAATTGACCAACAAGTCCGATTATCAAAAGGACAGCCGCGATAACCCAAGTTATCATTCTAGGTGCATTAGTTTTCATGTAAAACTCCTATTTTTATTTTCGATCGACTTTTTCGAATCGATTTCGTATTATATTGTTATTTTTTAAATCGGTCAAATTTAATTGGTAAATTTTTAAAAAAATGTATCTTTGTGGATATTTTCAAATGCTGATTGAAGCGATATAAAAAATTTTGGATTTTCTTTTTCTAAATTCGCTAACATTGCCTTAGTCTCGGCTCTGGCGCGTGGTTCTTTGCCTGTGTATTGTTTAGCAGGACAGCTTTCTTCTTCGTTCATTATAGGCACTTCATTTCTAATAGCACAATCCCTAATTTGCCGTTCCCTAGCCAAAATAAGCGGACGAATAATCACAATGCCGTTTTCGGCTGTATATTTTGGTGCTAGTGTCCTTAAAGCGCCGTTATAGGTCAAATTCATAAAAAAACTCTCCGCAGCGTCGTCTAAATGGTGCGCTATGGCGATTTTGTTAAAACCGTTTTCAAGCGCGTAAGTATATAAATAACCTCGTCTCATACGAGAACAAAAACTGCAAAATGTGGTGTTTGCACGAATTTTTTCTTTGCCAAATTCAAAAATTTTTGTATCGATGACATCGTGCGTGATACCGTGCGTGGCGAAGTGCTTTTTAAGTTCTGTGAAATTTTCGCCTATGCCATAGCTTACGGTCACGGTGTGAAACTCCCAGTTTAATGGGCTAACACTTGAAAAATGTTTTAAAATGTGAGATAAAATCATACTATCTTTTCCCCCGCTTAGGGCTAGTAAAATTTTATCCCCTTGTTCAAACATTTTGTATTTTGCGTTGGTTTGACCCACCACGCGCAAAAGTTTTTTGCTGATTTCTATCACAGATTTTCAACCATTTTTAGGGCAAATTTTGCGCTTATTTCTGCGCTTTTTACCATAAATTCGTCAAAATCAAACTCAGCCTTGCTTCCTGCTTCATCGCTAATAGCTCTTAGCATGAAAAATGGCGTGTGCAGGGCATGGCAGACTTGCGCCACACTTGCGCCTTCCATTTCAACGGCACTTGCGTCAAATGTCCGTTCTATCCAGCTTTTACGACTCTCATCGCAGACAAATTGATCTCCGCTTGCAACTATGCCATTTTTTAAATTTATGCCTAAATTTGCTGCGACTTTCGTGGCGATTTTATTTAAATTTTCATCAGTTTCCACAAAAATTGGACTTTCAGGCACGAAGCCATAAGGGTGCCCAAACGCCGTTATATCGAGATCGTGTTGAACGACTTTTGTCGCATACAGCAAGTCGCCGATTTTAAAGCCGTTTTTTAATGCACCTGCAACGCCTGTAAAAAGCAATTTTTGGGCACCAAATTTTTCTATCATCAGCGTGGCAGTTAGGGCTGAATTTACCTTGCCGATTTTTGAGTAGGCGATGATTAGCTCGTGGTTTGCAAAATTTGCAAAATAGAATTTGTTATTTGCAAATTCTATTTTTTTTGGATTTAACTCTTTTAAAAGCGGTTCGATTTCTTCCGGCATTGCACCTAAAATTGCGATTTTCAAGCGTTTTCCTTTGCGAAATTTATAAATTCATCAAGGCTTGATAAATTTGTTATACTAAAAGTCGGTTTTTCGGTGATTTTTTTATTTATCCCTTTTAGCACAGCCGCGCCAAATTCGACAAAACAATCAACTTTGCTCTCAACTGATTTTATGCTTTGTTTGTATAAAACTGGACTTACAAGTTGCGCTTTTAGTAAATTTAGAGCTTCATTTTTGCTAGAATACGCCTTAGCCGTCGCATTTGCGATAACGGCTGAAAAGCTATCATTTAGCTTATCTTGCAACGCCGCTACTAGCTCGTTACTTGCATTTTCCAAAATCGGGCAGTGACTAGCCACGCTCATATTTAGTAGCATCGCTCTTTTTGCGCCGTTAGCCTTAAATTCGCTCTCCAAACTAGACAAATCATCTTTATTTCCTGCGACCACAATCTGCCCGTCGCAGTTGTAATTAGCCGCCCAAACTTTTTTTCCTTGCTCTCTTGCGTTTTGGCAAATTTGCTCGACTTTTGCGTCATCAAGCCCCAAAACAACCATCATAGAAGCGTTTTTGCCAAGGCAGTCCTTTTGCATAAGTTTGCCACGCAAATTTACGATTTTTATCGCTTCTTTAAATTCGATTCCGCCACTTACGCCAAGTGCGCTAAATTCGCCAAGAGAGTGTCCTAATGCAAATTCAGGCTTTAAATTTAGTTTTTCATTTAACGCCAAATAAGCCATAAATGAATTTAGCACAATCGCAGGTTGCGTAAATTCGGACATATCAAGCTTATCATTGGCTTCAAACAAAAGTTCTTTAAAATCGATATCGCAAAATTCGCTAGCTTCGTCTAAAAGTTTTTTGGCACTGGTAAAATTTTCATAAAATTCCTTGCCCATGCCGACACTTTGCGAACCCTGACCTGGGAAAATAAATGCGTATTTCATCGTTTTTCTCTTTTAAATTTTAGTGATTGTGTTTGCCGCAACAACCGCCGTCTTCGCCGTGTCCGTGTCCGCCACAACACTCGTGATCATCGTGGTGATGTCCGCCACCGCAACACTCGTGTTCTTCGCCGTGTCCAGCGCAACAACAACTATGTTCGCCCTCAGGTGCTCCCATTAAAATTTCATCTTCTGTCGCTTCTCTGTTTTCGACGATTTTTACATTAAATTCAAGCTCTTTTCCTGCGTAAGGGTGATTAAAATCAACACTCACGCTTTCATCGGTAATTTCTTTAACTATAACTCTTGCGACTGAGCCGTCTTCGCCCTCGCCAAAAAGCTCCATTCCTATTTGCAAATCAATCCCTGCAAACTGCTCTTTTGGAAGCGTTTGAACTGCGTTTTCGTCATATTCGCCAACGCCGTCTTGTGGTAAAATTTTGATGATTTTGCTTTCGCCTTCGCCCAAATTTAAAACTTCATCTTCAAGTTTTTGTAAAATTTGATTTTTTCCGCTTAAAAACGCAATCGGATTTGCGTTAAAATTTGATTCTAAAATTTCGCCGTTTTTAGCGTCTTTTAGCTCATAATACATTTTAATAACACGATTTTGTGCCATAGTTTTCTCCTAATTTTAAATTAAACTAGGGATTTTAGCATAAATAAAATTTAATTTCTATTAGGTGATGCTTTTGCTTCTTCGGAATCAGGATAAGAAGCTTTTAAAGCGTTATAAAACTTAGTTCCGCTGTCTTTATCGCCGATTTTATCGAAGCTAATCGCTGTGTGATAAAGTAGTTTTGGCGTATAATCGCCGTTTTCGTTATAAGAAATGCTTTTTTTGTATGAATTTATAGCTTCGCCGTATTTACCTTGAAAATACAAACTCTCGCCAACCATGAAGCTAGATTTCGCCGGTTTATGACCTTTTGAAACCAAAAATTCATAGCGTTCTTTTGCATTTGCGTAATCTTTTTTGGCAAATAGTTCATCGGCTTCTTTTAAAATAGCAGATAAATCCTTGTCTTTGAACGAATTTGAACTAGAATTTGCAGAATTTGCGTTTGAAG contains the following coding sequences:
- the bamA gene encoding outer membrane protein assembly factor BamA, producing the protein MKKNIFLLLTSISVALSTQIKSVNFEGLNYLSEKVAQDISGLKVGDVITGENTNAAISNLFAQGYFNDIYVKESGGNVTIVVDEKPTIAKVDIENVVTNDRDQIIQLIGIKAGQMYDEVAVSRAKERVKQYYEAKGFFDTVVETKALPVHENQKSVQVVFMVNRGENIIIEKVNLVGADKLDYGDIEPAVANKQREVFGWLWGFNDGKVKSFELPNDAARIQEEYYKKGYLDAEVSNPILNADINSYTADLTYYITEGNRYKVGSVDIEAPDEVEINKEKMIKSFKLESGDKMNSEFLRRDMKKLEEAVADQGFAYVRVLPQTRQDPENSIVDIKYVVIPEQKVYIRNVTISGNDKTADKVVRREMYLTEGNLYSRSDYVDSLNALKRTGYFEDVEIKETRVGDNEIDLEVAVKEAPTGSITGGVGYSSSDGVLLSAGISDRNVFGTGLKGEFAIEKSEDSLSGRIGLTNPRIFDSEYSLGGTIYANDYEWDDYSERSIGFTGTLGRRIGRYTQASLTYILERTEIEGLDAYYAAAGYRNGKTIKSSLTPSITFNNTDDYYLPRSGAIASASLEYAGLGGDIEFTKARANLNWYFGMKDYIDWDIIFRYKAAAGYIWNNDKSKLPINEKLFLGGMKSIRGYDSRSIPKSEVCIGANQCKFIETGGMQSFNNSFELSFPLIDRLKMRLVAFFDYGMIGNDSWDEEIRYSAGGGLEWMTPIGPLQLYLVKPLNKKPNDETNSFEFNIGARF
- a CDS encoding tRNA dihydrouridine synthase, whose product is MFKNNPLFLAPLAGFSDPPLRGVVKQFGCDVTISEMISSNALVFGGEKTLKMLEKNEFESPFIVQIAGSDEEVIKKAVLILNEFDGIDGIDLNCGCPVPKVVKQNAGSALLLNLDKLSRLIETIKKHSNKKFTSAKVRLGFDEKIPEIVAKAVENAGADFIAMHGRTRKGGYSAKVDYEAIALAKKAVKIPLIANGDINSQNAEQIFKFTNADALMIGRASIGKPWVFYEIKTGKSVDMETKKKIIVCHFDEMIKYYGTHGVAIFRKHLHEYSKGHENAANFREEINHINLGEIMRDKICEFF
- a CDS encoding LapA family protein produces the protein MKTKQFFLYSIIFIAIIAVSVFSQVSGSYALDLFGFELNLPIAAWFVLPLVLYMLLTIFHFAYHSFCFYRTKRAISKDLSTYEAMSKDVLLGLDTNKDFKTEFFKNPSSITKVLSPWYDSSDIVVDNPEIKAIIDTIEKVKKGEVVDLKKFKLPKDNGLFLQNELNRLDTDPKYAHEILKAKGVYSQDFINKAYNELLQSETYLEIKKYGIPSELSEVNLVIDRYVKKDIEIATNDLFEMLNNEKFSEADFINFAKKLQVVMAPESYKAFFERLKNENSNATEAYLYALYELGMIDELREQIGLSDGDEYEKFNLLLFLKDNGKNVPASLIF
- the dksA gene encoding RNA polymerase-binding protein DksA — translated: MKKNELKFFKKLLEERKEQIIKNINKSADEIAELRSNGAVDDFDVASVNTDSNLEYAISLKQRIEFQKIEKALKKIENGNYGICEECEEQINLERLKAKPHASLCISCREISEKRQ
- a CDS encoding 23S rRNA (pseudouridine(1915)-N(3))-methyltransferase RlmH, whose product is MQIFVNSIQKTAEFKDEIKEYIKMSSKFAVIKDEIYFNSSVAKAQTISREQALKAYDEIYENKAKGYCIALDENGVMCDSFEFANLLKSNSQISFFIGGAYGLSENFKAKMDKVVSLTRLTLAHKVAKLVLFEQIFRALCINASHPYHK
- the accD gene encoding acetyl-CoA carboxylase, carboxyltransferase subunit beta, with the protein product MNFGDIFSKMRRKQADPSEAPTHWVKCQGCNALMYYKEVESCCEVCPKCGYHMRILPMERIKLICDENSFIEEDNALEPIDPLKFVDKKSYKKRILEGEEKTGTKSAVVAGEGKIDGKSVQLVVFDFRFMGGSLGSVEGEKIVRAANRAIEKKEPLIIISASGGARMQESTFSLMQMSKTSAAMKMLANAKIPYISILTDPTMGGVSASFAWLGDIIIAEPGALIGFAGQRVIKQTIGADLPEGFQTAEFLLEHGLIDAIVPRSEHKKFLSNMITYLTHNDKVNIGEVGDDIISEDLEEKEE
- the recO gene encoding recombination protein RecO; amino-acid sequence: MQGYILKITKVKEEDCIVDILTRESLVKAYRFYGARHSNITQGYKIDFELISSMNFLPQLRGALHLGFEWLTQREKLLFWQQFIRLFHAHLKDAEFIDEFYFNLLENAAVKFGKQNPKRIIIESYLQILEFEGRLHSEPICFICDDEITDFIALGRAFLPAHEYCVNRNGFNLNQIKELFSTKKTTNLDDEMINSLYNIVLQGF
- a CDS encoding thiamine-phosphate kinase, whose protein sequence is MDKESFVISKFENSFNGDDGAVVGKWVFSKDLFSENIHFRRDYMSLREIAVKSMLVNISDAIAMNAKPKFALLGLTLPKNITESEICELTNGFNDTARKFGIKIIGGDTICGEKIDISVTIISKTKKAVFRKGAKNGDFIAFTGKLGSVKKEFEYLENLREKGLKFNEIRNEFDKKFVNSKFIKPNLRGDFFYKSAKFIRSAMDLSDGLGVDLDRFLRINALGISFLKEISKGEFASGEEYEILFAFSPKNRDKILKIAKECGVEITIFGRLEKLNEKTKFINSVKNHHF
- a CDS encoding tRNA 2-thiocytidine biosynthesis TtcA family protein, with amino-acid sequence MIEISKKLLRVVGQTNAKYKMFEQGDKILLALSGGKDSMILSHILKHFSSVSPLNWEFHTVTVSYGIGENFTELKKHFATHGITHDVIDTKIFEFGKEKIRANTTFCSFCSRMRRGYLYTYALENGFNKIAIAHHLDDAAESFFMNLTYNGALRTLAPKYTAENGIVIIRPLILARERQIRDCAIRNEVPIMNEEESCPAKQYTGKEPRARAETKAMLANLEKENPKFFISLQSAFENIHKDTFF
- a CDS encoding 5'-methylthioadenosine/adenosylhomocysteine nucleosidase; translation: MKIAILGAMPEEIEPLLKELNPKKIEFANNKFYFANFANHELIIAYSKIGKVNSALTATLMIEKFGAQKLLFTGVAGALKNGFKIGDLLYATKVVQHDLDITAFGHPYGFVPESPIFVETDENLNKIATKVAANLGINLKNGIVASGDQFVCDESRKSWIERTFDASAVEMEGASVAQVCHALHTPFFMLRAISDEAGSKAEFDFDEFMVKSAEISAKFALKMVENL
- the fabD gene encoding ACP S-malonyltransferase, which codes for MKYAFIFPGQGSQSVGMGKEFYENFTSAKKLLDEASEFCDIDFKELLFEANDKLDMSEFTQPAIVLNSFMAYLALNEKLNLKPEFALGHSLGEFSALGVSGGIEFKEAIKIVNLRGKLMQKDCLGKNASMMVVLGLDDAKVEQICQNAREQGKKVWAANYNCDGQIVVAGNKDDLSSLESEFKANGAKRAMLLNMSVASHCPILENASNELVAALQDKLNDSFSAVIANATAKAYSSKNEALNLLKAQLVSPVLYKQSIKSVESKVDCFVEFGAAVLKGINKKITEKPTFSITNLSSLDEFINFAKENA
- a CDS encoding FKBP-type peptidyl-prolyl cis-trans isomerase — encoded protein: MAQNRVIKMYYELKDAKNGEILESNFNANPIAFLSGKNQILQKLEDEVLNLGEGESKIIKILPQDGVGEYDENAVQTLPKEQFAGIDLQIGMELFGEGEDGSVARVIVKEITDESVSVDFNHPYAGKELEFNVKIVENREATEDEILMGAPEGEHSCCCAGHGEEHECCGGGHHHDDHECCGGHGHGEDGGCCGKHNH